A window from Nitrospirota bacterium encodes these proteins:
- the tuf gene encoding elongation factor Tu (EF-Tu; promotes GTP-dependent binding of aminoacyl-tRNA to the A-site of ribosomes during protein biosynthesis; when the tRNA anticodon matches the mRNA codon, GTP hydrolysis results; the inactive EF-Tu-GDP leaves the ribosome and release of GDP is promoted by elongation factor Ts; many prokaryotes have two copies of the gene encoding EF-Tu) produces the protein MAKAKFERKKPHINVGTIGHVDHGKTTLTAAITMLLHKRGLA, from the coding sequence ATGGCAAAGGCGAAGTTTGAGAGGAAGAAGCCGCATATAAATGTAGGGACGATAGGACATGTAGATCATGGAAAGACTACATTGACAGCTGCGATAACGATGTTATTGCATAAGCGTGGTCTGGCGG
- the fusA gene encoding elongation factor G, whose protein sequence is MSRQYSLEKTRNIGIMAHIDAGKTTSTERILFYTGASYKIGEVDSGTATMDWMEQEKERGITITSAATTCFWKDMRINIIDTPGHVDFTIEVERSLRVLDGAVAIFDAGQGVEPQSETVWRQADKYSVPRIAFINKMDKVGADFLESVNSMVERLGANPVPIQIPIGAENAFRGPVDLISMKAVYFDDETLGAKFVIDEIPEELRGLAQEYRDKMIERLADCDEGVMEKYIAGEEVTPDEIRRAMRQGTIEMKITPVLCGSSFKNKGVQLLLDAVLDYLPSPLDLPPVKGIDPKTNEEVERRSDDSEPFSALAFKIMTDPFVGQLTFFRVYSGVLNSGSYVYNSTKDTTERIGRILKMHANKREEIKTVYSGDIAAAVGLKSTTTGDTLCDKDKAVILERMEFPEPVIGIAIEPKTKTDQERMGVSLQKLAQEDPSFRVKTDEETGQTIISGMGELHLEIIVDRMLREFKVEANVGKPQVAYRETIRGKVESEGKYIRQTGGRGQYGHVWITVEPQASGEGFVFENKIVGGTVPREYIPAVEKGIREALDSGVLAGYPVVDVKVTLFDGSYHDVDSSEMAFKIAGSMAFKDGAKRAKPVLLEPIMSLEVTVPEEYMGDVIGDINSRRGRIQSVRPRSAAQIIAAEAPLSEMFGYATDLRSLTQGRATFTMQFARYEEAPRNVSEQIVAKVKG, encoded by the coding sequence GTGTCAAGGCAGTATTCGTTAGAGAAAACCAGGAATATAGGAATAATGGCTCATATTGACGCCGGGAAGACTACGTCGACTGAGCGTATTCTTTTTTATACCGGTGCTTCATATAAGATTGGCGAGGTAGATTCCGGTACCGCTACTATGGACTGGATGGAGCAGGAAAAGGAACGCGGTATTACTATTACGTCTGCGGCTACAACCTGCTTCTGGAAAGATATGCGCATTAATATTATTGATACTCCAGGGCATGTTGATTTTACGATTGAGGTGGAGAGATCGTTGAGGGTATTGGATGGTGCAGTTGCCATCTTTGATGCAGGGCAGGGTGTGGAGCCTCAATCTGAAACGGTCTGGAGGCAGGCAGACAAATATTCAGTGCCAAGGATTGCCTTTATTAACAAGATGGACAAAGTGGGTGCTGACTTTCTGGAGAGTGTTAATTCAATGGTAGAAAGGCTGGGTGCTAATCCTGTGCCTATACAGATCCCGATTGGTGCTGAGAATGCATTCAGGGGGCCAGTTGATCTTATTTCCATGAAGGCAGTCTATTTTGATGATGAGACGCTTGGGGCAAAATTTGTTATTGATGAAATTCCGGAGGAGTTGCGCGGTCTGGCGCAGGAATACAGGGATAAGATGATTGAGCGTCTGGCAGATTGCGATGAAGGTGTTATGGAAAAATATATTGCAGGGGAGGAAGTTACTCCTGATGAGATAAGGCGTGCAATGCGCCAGGGTACTATTGAGATGAAGATAACTCCGGTCCTTTGCGGATCTTCGTTTAAGAATAAGGGTGTGCAGTTGCTGTTGGATGCGGTACTGGATTATTTGCCTTCACCTCTCGATTTGCCTCCTGTAAAGGGGATTGATCCGAAGACGAACGAAGAGGTTGAGAGGCGATCTGATGATAGCGAGCCTTTTTCAGCGCTCGCATTCAAGATTATGACTGATCCTTTTGTAGGGCAATTGACATTCTTCAGGGTATACTCAGGTGTCTTGAATTCAGGTTCTTATGTGTATAATTCTACAAAGGATACCACAGAGCGTATAGGGCGTATTCTTAAGATGCATGCAAACAAGAGAGAGGAAATTAAGACCGTCTACTCCGGTGACATCGCGGCGGCGGTCGGTTTAAAGAGCACCACGACTGGAGATACTTTGTGTGATAAGGACAAGGCGGTAATACTTGAGAGGATGGAATTTCCAGAGCCTGTGATAGGCATTGCTATAGAGCCTAAGACAAAAACAGATCAGGAAAGGATGGGCGTGTCACTTCAGAAGCTTGCACAGGAAGACCCTTCTTTCAGGGTTAAGACTGATGAAGAGACCGGTCAGACTATTATATCCGGTATGGGTGAGCTCCATCTGGAGATTATTGTTGACAGGATGCTCAGGGAGTTTAAGGTTGAGGCAAATGTGGGTAAGCCTCAGGTTGCATATAGAGAGACTATTCGCGGCAAAGTTGAGAGTGAAGGCAAGTATATAAGGCAGACTGGTGGACGCGGTCAGTACGGTCATGTCTGGATTACAGTTGAGCCTCAGGCGTCAGGTGAGGGCTTTGTGTTTGAAAATAAGATCGTGGGTGGAACGGTTCCAAGGGAATATATACCTGCAGTTGAGAAAGGTATAAGGGAGGCCCTTGATTCTGGTGTCCTGGCTGGTTATCCTGTCGTTGATGTCAAGGTGACACTTTTTGACGGGTCATATCATGATGTGGATTCATCAGAGATGGCGTTTAAGATTGCCGGTTCCATGGCATTTAAGGATGGAGCGAAAAGGGCAAAACCTGTGCTTCTTGAACCTATAATGTCTCTTGAGGTTACGGTTCCTGAAGAATATATGGGGGATGTGATCGGAGATATAAATTCCAGAAGGGGAAGGATTCAAAGTGTCAGGCCGAGGTCAGCAGCCCAGATTATAGCTGCTGAGGCGCCTTTGTCAGAGATGTTTGGTTATGCTACGGATCTTAGGTCTTTGACTCAGGGGCGTGCAACGTTTACCATGCAGTTTGCAAGGTATGAAGAGGCTCCCCGGAATGTTTCCGAGCAGATAGTAGCGAAGGTTAAAGGGTAA
- the rpsG gene encoding 30S ribosomal protein S7 yields the protein MPRHGWVKQRETRPDLKFNDVLVTKIISIIMKQGRKSVAEGIFYGALDVIKDKTAAVDPVKIFRAAMDNVKPVVEVKSRRVGGASYQVPVDIRTPRRNALAIRWIVSYARARSGRNMCEKLAAEIMDAANGTGGAVKKKEDTHRMAEANKAFAHYRW from the coding sequence ATGCCGAGACATGGATGGGTTAAGCAAAGAGAGACCAGGCCGGATTTAAAGTTTAATGATGTCCTGGTGACGAAGATTATAAGTATTATCATGAAGCAGGGCAGGAAGAGTGTCGCTGAGGGGATATTCTACGGCGCTCTCGATGTGATTAAGGATAAAACTGCTGCAGTGGACCCTGTAAAGATATTCAGGGCGGCAATGGATAATGTGAAGCCGGTTGTTGAGGTTAAGTCTCGAAGGGTTGGCGGGGCTTCTTATCAGGTTCCTGTAGATATAAGGACTCCGCGGCGTAATGCGCTTGCGATCAGGTGGATCGTTTCTTATGCGAGGGCAAGGTCGGGGCGTAATATGTGTGAAAAGCTTGCTGCTGAGATTATGGATGCAGCAAATGGAACCGGCGGTGCGGTAAAGAAAAAGGAAGATACTCATAGAATGGCAGAGGCCAATAAGGCGTTTGCGCACTACAGGTGGTAG
- a CDS encoding 30S ribosomal protein S12 has product MPTINQLVRKGRTQVKAKTKSPALKQSPQKRGVCVRVYTSTPKKPNSALRKVARVRLTNGMEVTAYIPGEGHNLQEHSIVLVRGGRVKDLPGVRYHIVRGTLDSAGVQKRKRGRSKYGAKTPK; this is encoded by the coding sequence GTGCCGACTATAAATCAATTAGTCAGGAAGGGCAGGACACAGGTCAAAGCCAAGACAAAAAGTCCTGCGCTGAAGCAAAGCCCCCAGAAAAGGGGGGTTTGTGTCAGGGTTTATACATCAACACCCAAGAAACCTAATTCAGCGTTAAGAAAGGTTGCGAGGGTTAGACTTACAAACGGCATGGAAGTGACTGCATACATTCCAGGCGAAGGGCATAATCTTCAGGAACATTCTATCGTTCTTGTCAGGGGTGGAAGGGTAAAGGATTTGCCGGGTGTAAGATATCACATAGTCAGGGGAACCCTTGATTCTGCAGGCGTGCAGAAGAGAAAAAGGGGCCGTTCAAAGTATGGGGCGAAGACGCCTAAGTAA
- the rpoC gene encoding DNA-directed RNA polymerase subunit beta' translates to MAFTEDRDWEKLYSLFEKPKEAVSFDAIRIRIASSEKIRTWSHGEVKKPETINYRSFKPERDGLFCAKIFGPTKDWECNCGKYKRMKHRGIVCDKCGVEVIQSKVRRERMGHIELAAPVAHIWFLKGLPSRIGNVLDMTLRQLEKVLYFESYIVIDPGPANLNAKDVLSEDEYRKMLQQHGNAFKAGTGAEAIKELLVKIDMEQLYIEVKSRIEEANSVAVKKKLSKRLKIIDSFRKSGNKPEWMIMSVIPVIPPELRPLVPLDGGRFATSDLNDLYRRVINRNNRLKKLMELKAPGVIIRNEKRMLQEAVDALFDNGRRGRVIRGPNKRPLKSLSDMLKGKQGRFRQNLLGKRVDYSGRSVIVVGPELKLHQCGLPKKMALELFKPFIFHRLEEKGYATTIKSAKKMVEKERPEVWDILEEVTKEHPVLLNRAPTLHRLGIQAFDPILIEGKAIRLHPLVCMAFNADFDGDQMAVHVPLSVEAQIEARVLMLSINNVLSPAHGAPVLIPTQDIVLGCYYLTKERSGAKGEGRLFSSPVEVRIAYEAGVVDEHAKIKMRHNGELVDTTVGRVFLSEILPPKLPFELANKVMNKKELTKLIDRCYRDAGARDTVAFLDNIKEIGFKYATKSGLSICIGDMHIPTKKAAIIDEANKEILEVEQQYSEGLITKGERYNKVIDVWAHVTEMVTAEMMRELGGTSAERRAFNSIFMMADSGARGSTQQIRQLGGMRGLMAKPSGEIIETPITANFREGLTVLQYFISTHGARKGLADTALKTANSGYLTRRLVDVAQDVIITEIDCQSQDGIFVTPLVEGGEIIEPIEERILGRIPVDDIRDPITNDVIVPAREEINEARVDAIVEAGIDKVLIRSVLTCQTKRGVCIKCYGRDLGRGVLVDIGESVGIIAAQSIGEPGTQLTMRTFHIGGTASKVVEQTILEAKHGGIIKYSNINTVMNKEGDSVAMNRNGKIIIYDEEGREKEKYSVVYGARLKVSDNQQVKGGQKLVEWDPHSMPILTEVGGKVAFGDIVDGVTMKEDVDEITGLSRKVIVDFQGTSLRPRISIKDDTNKTVKIPGTNTVARYLLPTGAHIVVEKGNVVHPGDVLAKIPREITKTKDITGGLPRVAELFETRKPKEQAVISEIDGVIEFGGYVKGMRRVIVKNESGDMKEYFIPKGKHINVHEGDWVMAGEPLMDGSANPQDILSILGPKELQKYLVNEIQQVYRLQGVTINDKHIEVIVRQMLKKVKIEDTGDTDFLIGSQVDKFAFEEENERVVKNGGKPAIGMPVLMGITKAALTTDSFVSAASFQETTRVLTEAAVSGKVDELLGLKENVIVGRLIPSGTGLPFYRESYLMSVSKKESDKPTETAK, encoded by the coding sequence ATGGCATTTACAGAGGACAGGGATTGGGAAAAATTGTATAGCCTGTTTGAGAAGCCTAAGGAAGCGGTCTCATTTGATGCAATAAGGATACGTATTGCGTCATCGGAGAAGATAAGGACGTGGTCTCACGGCGAGGTCAAGAAACCTGAGACCATCAATTATCGTTCATTCAAACCTGAGAGAGACGGGTTGTTTTGTGCCAAGATATTCGGTCCTACAAAAGACTGGGAATGTAATTGTGGAAAATATAAAAGGATGAAGCACCGCGGCATAGTCTGTGATAAATGCGGTGTCGAAGTTATCCAGTCCAAGGTCAGACGTGAGAGAATGGGACATATTGAACTTGCAGCCCCGGTTGCCCATATCTGGTTTCTAAAAGGACTTCCAAGCAGGATAGGTAATGTCCTTGATATGACACTGAGACAATTGGAAAAGGTCCTTTATTTTGAAAGCTATATTGTAATAGATCCGGGCCCGGCCAATCTCAATGCGAAGGATGTTCTGTCAGAAGATGAGTACAGAAAGATGCTTCAACAGCATGGTAATGCATTTAAAGCAGGTACAGGCGCCGAGGCTATCAAGGAGCTCCTTGTAAAGATAGATATGGAACAGCTTTATATTGAAGTCAAGTCGAGGATTGAGGAAGCAAACAGTGTTGCCGTTAAGAAGAAACTCAGTAAGAGGCTTAAGATTATAGATTCATTCCGCAAGTCGGGAAATAAACCTGAGTGGATGATTATGAGTGTGATTCCTGTAATTCCACCTGAACTCAGGCCGCTGGTCCCTCTCGATGGCGGCAGATTTGCAACATCAGACTTGAATGATTTATACAGAAGGGTTATTAACAGGAATAACAGGTTGAAAAAACTGATGGAATTAAAGGCTCCGGGTGTCATTATCCGCAATGAAAAGAGGATGCTTCAGGAGGCTGTTGATGCCCTCTTTGATAATGGACGCAGGGGCAGGGTCATCAGGGGTCCGAATAAAAGGCCGTTGAAGTCTCTTAGTGACATGTTGAAGGGGAAACAGGGAAGGTTCAGGCAAAACCTTCTTGGTAAGAGGGTAGATTACTCGGGCAGATCGGTTATCGTGGTTGGTCCTGAACTAAAACTCCATCAATGCGGGCTTCCAAAGAAGATGGCCCTCGAATTATTCAAGCCATTTATATTTCACAGGCTTGAAGAGAAGGGTTATGCTACTACCATAAAGAGTGCAAAAAAGATGGTGGAAAAGGAAAGACCTGAGGTGTGGGACATACTGGAAGAGGTTACTAAAGAGCATCCTGTTCTTCTTAACAGGGCCCCAACTCTCCACAGACTTGGTATACAGGCATTTGATCCAATCCTTATAGAGGGGAAGGCAATAAGACTGCATCCGCTGGTATGTATGGCCTTTAATGCGGATTTTGACGGTGATCAGATGGCGGTTCACGTTCCGCTTTCGGTAGAGGCGCAAATTGAGGCAAGGGTGTTAATGCTGTCTATCAACAATGTCCTGTCACCTGCTCATGGAGCTCCCGTCCTGATCCCGACGCAGGATATTGTACTTGGCTGTTACTATCTGACAAAAGAGCGGTCCGGCGCTAAAGGTGAGGGGAGACTCTTTTCTTCACCTGTAGAGGTACGGATTGCTTATGAGGCAGGTGTAGTTGATGAACATGCGAAGATTAAGATGCGGCACAATGGTGAGCTGGTTGATACTACTGTGGGAAGGGTCTTCCTTAGTGAGATATTGCCGCCCAAACTTCCTTTTGAACTTGCAAACAAGGTTATGAATAAAAAAGAGCTCACCAAGCTTATAGACAGGTGTTACAGAGATGCTGGGGCACGTGATACTGTCGCATTCCTGGACAATATAAAAGAAATAGGTTTTAAGTATGCCACAAAATCAGGTCTTTCTATCTGTATTGGTGATATGCATATTCCTACTAAAAAGGCTGCAATCATAGATGAGGCAAACAAGGAAATCCTGGAGGTTGAGCAGCAGTACTCAGAGGGACTTATTACAAAAGGCGAGAGATACAACAAGGTAATAGATGTATGGGCACATGTTACAGAGATGGTTACGGCTGAAATGATGAGGGAGTTAGGTGGAACCAGCGCTGAAAGGCGTGCATTTAACTCTATTTTTATGATGGCAGATTCCGGCGCCAGAGGAAGTACGCAGCAGATAAGACAGCTCGGAGGTATGAGAGGTCTCATGGCAAAGCCGTCAGGTGAGATTATTGAGACCCCAATCACTGCAAACTTCCGCGAAGGACTGACTGTGTTGCAGTATTTTATCTCCACACACGGCGCCAGAAAAGGATTGGCTGATACAGCGCTGAAAACAGCCAACTCTGGTTATCTGACAAGAAGGCTGGTGGACGTAGCACAGGATGTAATTATCACTGAGATAGACTGCCAGAGTCAGGATGGCATATTCGTTACACCGCTGGTTGAGGGTGGTGAGATAATCGAGCCTATTGAGGAGAGGATTCTCGGTCGTATACCTGTTGATGACATCAGAGACCCTATTACGAATGACGTGATTGTTCCCGCGCGTGAAGAGATAAATGAGGCAAGGGTTGATGCTATAGTTGAAGCAGGCATTGATAAAGTCCTGATCCGTTCAGTGCTTACATGCCAGACTAAAAGAGGTGTATGCATCAAGTGTTATGGAAGGGATCTTGGAAGAGGCGTCCTGGTAGATATAGGAGAGTCAGTTGGAATCATTGCTGCGCAATCAATTGGCGAACCCGGTACACAGCTTACAATGAGAACGTTCCATATCGGTGGTACTGCAAGCAAGGTGGTGGAGCAGACTATTCTCGAGGCTAAACATGGTGGAATAATAAAGTATTCGAATATAAATACAGTCATGAATAAAGAAGGCGACTCGGTTGCTATGAACAGGAACGGGAAGATAATAATTTATGATGAAGAGGGAAGAGAGAAGGAAAAATATTCAGTCGTGTATGGAGCGAGGTTAAAAGTATCAGATAATCAGCAGGTAAAGGGCGGGCAGAAGCTTGTGGAGTGGGACCCTCACTCAATGCCTATTTTGACTGAAGTTGGCGGTAAGGTTGCATTCGGAGATATAGTTGATGGAGTTACAATGAAGGAAGACGTGGATGAAATCACGGGTCTTTCAAGAAAGGTTATTGTTGATTTTCAGGGAACATCTTTGAGGCCAAGGATCTCAATCAAAGATGATACAAATAAGACAGTCAAGATTCCAGGGACAAACACAGTGGCAAGATATCTTCTGCCAACAGGCGCACATATCGTCGTCGAGAAAGGTAACGTAGTTCATCCTGGAGATGTGCTGGCAAAAATACCGCGTGAAATTACAAAGACCAAAGACATTACCGGCGGTCTTCCGAGAGTTGCCGAGCTCTTTGAGACCAGAAAGCCAAAGGAGCAGGCGGTCATCAGCGAGATAGACGGAGTCATAGAATTTGGCGGTTATGTAAAAGGTATGAGAAGGGTTATAGTAAAGAATGAATCAGGTGATATGAAAGAATATTTTATACCTAAAGGTAAACATATAAATGTCCATGAGGGTGATTGGGTTATGGCTGGTGAACCTCTTATGGATGGTTCCGCCAATCCTCAGGATATCTTGAGTATCCTTGGACCGAAAGAATTGCAGAAATATCTTGTCAATGAGATACAGCAGGTATACAGACTGCAGGGCGTTACAATTAATGATAAACATATCGAAGTGATTGTCAGGCAGATGCTTAAGAAGGTCAAGATAGAGGACACAGGCGATACCGATTTCCTCATCGGCAGCCAGGTTGACAAGTTTGCTTTTGAAGAGGAAAATGAAAGGGTCGTTAAGAATGGTGGAAAACCGGCTATAGGGATGCCTGTTCTTATGGGAATAACCAAGGCGGCATTAACGACTGATAGTTTTGTCTCAGCCGCATCATTCCAGGAGACAACGAGGGTTCTTACTGAGGCAGCAGTCAGCGGAAAGGTTGATGAACTTCTTGGTCTCAAGGAAAATGTAATCGTAGGGAGACTAATACCTTCAGGCACAGGGCTTCCATTCTACAGAGAGTCATATTTGATGTCAGTGAGTAAAAAAGAGTCTGATAAACCAACAGAGACTGCAAAATAG